Genomic DNA from Bacteroidota bacterium:
GCGCATTGATGACTGGGTTTTTTACCATCAAAATGGAAAAATTGAACAAAAAGGGAAGTACCTTAAAAATGAAATTCCAACAGGAATTTGGAAATGGTATTATGAAACCGGGGATTTATTAAGGGAGGAAAATTACCGAAAAGGACTGCGGGATGGCCCAATGGTCGAATATTCAGAAACAAATACAGTTGTTACTAAGGGCGAATTTATTGATGATGAAAAAGAGGGTGAATGGTTCTATGAAATGGGAGACCATAGAGAAGAAGGCGCTTATATTGCCGGAAAAATGAACGGGGAGTGGAAGTTCTTTTATGAAAATGGAAAGTTGTATTTCGAAGGAAAATTCATTGACGATAATGCCGATGGAAAGCATAAAAATTATTGGGAAAACGGAAAGCTTAAAGAAGAAGGAAAATATATTATGGGTAAAAAAGAAGGAGAATGGCGTTCATATACAATTGAGGGAACCCTCTACCTTGTTACTTATTATAGAGATGGAATTGAATTGAAATACGATGGAGTTAAGATAAAACCCATTTTTGAAAATTAATTTTGATCTTAAAAAGGTATAATTAGAACAATAAAACCTTCTTTTTATTCTCCCCATGAATAAAAAAAGTGGTTTTTATCGACTTCGAAAAACTCTTTTATGTTTTTACAACAGCTTTTTGAAATTAATAAAACAAACTAAACCAGCCAGTGTTATTTGGCTTTTTAAATGGCAAAAAAAGATACTAAAGAACTATTAATTGAAGAAGTAAAGCTTCTTAAAGAAAAAATTGCTTTGCTTGAAATAGAAAAAGGAAATATATCCTTTCAGGAAAATTTTTTCCCAGGCCTTGCCGTAATAAATAAGCACGAAAAAAACATTGAAAAAAACGAAGAACGTTTAAAATTAGCTTTGGGGGCTTCGGGCATTGGTGTTTGGGAATGGGACATTAGCTCAGATAAAATTAATTGGTCAGATTCAGTTTATGATTTATTTGAAGTTAAAAAATCAAAAGAAAAATTAATTCTTCAATCCCACCTTTCAATAATTTACTCCGAAGATGTTTCTTATTTTCAATCTATTTTAAATAGTTCTATTAAAAATAATGTACCATTTGAGTTAAAGCACAGATTGGAAAAACACAAAGAAAACTGGATTTTGTGCAAGGGTATAATATTGACTGAAAACAATGGCTTAGCGTATAAGGTAATTGGTAATGTTATGGATATTACCAACCGGATTAAACATGAACAACTTTTATTGGCATCTCAGGAAAGACTGAGAAAACAAAACAAAGCATTATTGGAATTATCGGGAAGGGTAAACGTTAAAATGGGAGAAACGCGCCTGGTGATTAATGATGTTTTAATTACTGCTGCCGATATTATGGAGCTTCCAAGGGTTGGCCTATGGGTTTTAAATGATGAAGAGGACTGCCTGAGCCATTTTGCAGGATACTACAACAAAAATTTTTCTACCGAAAACAGGGTATTAGAATTAGCAAACTATCCGGTATATTTCAATGCAATTCGGAATAAAAACGTAATCGTTACACAGGATGTTTATTCCAATGATTTAACGCGGGAATTAGTAAGTTACTGCAGCAAAAATAAAATTACCTCTATGCTTGATATTCCCTTAATTGTGAATGGCAAAATAAAGGGAATTGTTTGTTTTGAACAACAAAATTTTATACGCAACTGGACCTTGGATGAGCAAAATTTTGCTGGAGCGGTTGTAAATATTATTGCACTTGCCATGGAGGTCTCAGAAAGAATAAAGGCGCAAGAGCAATTAAAATTATCAGAAAAAAGCTACTATGAACTTTTCGACAATAGCCCTGAATTAATTTATATACAGGATAAAAACAGCGTTTACATTGATGTAAATAAAGCTGTAATTGAGAAATATGGCTTAACAAGAGAACAAATAATAGGAAATAAACCGGATATGCTTGGGGCATCAGGAATGAACGACAATGCATTACTGCTGGAAAAAATCAATTTAGCCTGGGAGGGAGGCTCCCATAAGTTCAACTGGTGGGGCAAAAAGAAAAACGAGGAGGTTTTTCTCAAGGAAATAGTAGTAAGGAGAGGCAGGTATTTTGGTATGGATGTAATTATTGCATCAGGAAGGGATATTTCAGAACAAAAAAAATATGAAAACCTATTAATAGAAAAAGAACAAAACCTGTCAATGGTTTTAAATAACATTGATTATTTAACATATAGTTCAGATATTATTAATGGAAACATTGAATTAAAATACATTAGCCCCCATTCTCAAAAAATCATTGGATTTACAACAGCCGAATTTATTAGCGCCTTAAAAAGCAATGGGCTAAAAGACCATTATCATATTGACGATGTTCCTAAATTAATGAAAGCTGCGGATGAAATAAAAAACACAAAAAAAAGCGCAACCCTTATATACCGCTTTTTTCATAAAACAAAAAAAAGGTACATATGGATTGAAGAATCCATTTTTCCACAATTTGATAACCAGGGGAAAAGGAGAGCAAATTTTGGAGTTTTAAGAGATGTAACTGAAAGAGTTACAGCCGAACAAAGCCTGATTAAAAGCGAAGAAAGATACAGGTTGTTATTTGAAAGTAATATGGCAGGGGTTTTTAGAACTACCATTTCTGGAAAAATCATTGAGTGCAACAAGGCCTTTGTAGATATATTTAAATATGATTCGGTTGATGAAATACAAGGAAGAAGTGCTGCGGAATTATATGCCAGCAAAAAAGAGAGGGAAATATATATTGAAGACCTCAAAAAATATGGAAGCCTTTATAATTACCAAATAAAGAGTGTAACAAAACAGGGAAAAAACGTGTGGCTATTGGCAAGCGTTACCCTTGTTAATCCAAGTGAAAAAGAAAGGGAACAGGAAATTTTAGGAACCCTTATTGATATAACGGAGCTTAAAGAAGTGCAGGAAACATTGCTTGAGAACGAAGAAAAGTTTAAAAGCATTGGCGAATCTGCCCCGGTGGGTATATTTTTAACAGATATTGAGGGAAGGCCTGAATATATTAATCCAAAGCTTCAGCAATTAATTGAAATACCTCTAAACGATACTGTTGATAAATCCCTTATTAATAGGATTCATCCGGGAGATTTTAAACAATTGCTAACAAGTACAGATTTTGCATTAAAAAACAAAGGCGATTTAAATATTGAGTTCCGATTAATAGGTGAAAAAGCCCAGTTAATCTGGGTTTGTTTAAATGCAACTGTAAGAAAAAACTCAAAAGGAGAAATTGCTGGATGGGTTGGTACCGTTGAAGATATTACAGATAGAAAAACCTCAGAGGATATTATTAAGGAAAGCGAACAGCGCTTTAAACTTTTATCAGAAGTTGCCATAGAAGGCATTGTTTTAACCGAAAATGCTGTGGTTTTTGATTGCAATAACCGATTTTATGAAATGCATGGATACACTTCAAAGGAAGAAGTTATTGGAAAGCACGTTTTAGATTTTTTAATGCCCGAATTTCATCAGCAGGCTTTGAAAAGCATGGAGTTTAAAAAGTCAAAATCAAGCGAAGTAATTGCAGTTACCAAAACAGGAAAACCAATTACAATTGAAATCAGCGGTATGCAAATTCCCTATTACGGTAGAAAGGTTAGAGTTTCTGTGCTTTATGACATTAGCCAGAGAAAAAACATTGAAAATTCTTTGAAGGAAAGCGAACGCGCCCTTTCAACGCTAATGAGCAATCTTCCCGGGATGGCCTATCGTTGTCAGAACAATCCTTCATGGACAATGGAATTTGCAAGCGCAGGTTGCCTGGAGTTAACCGGATATAAATCCAAGGAACTTATTAAGAACAATAAAATAGCTTACGATCAAATAATTCACCCAAAAGACAAAGAAAGAGTCTGGAAAATCATTCAAGGTTCCCTTGCAAGCAAAAATTCTTTCGAATTGGAGTATCGAATTATTACAGCCTCGGGAAAAACAAAATGGGTGTGGGAGCAGGGGGAGGGAGTGTTTGACGAAAAGGGAAAAGTAAAAATCATTGAA
This window encodes:
- a CDS encoding PAS domain S-box protein, with protein sequence MAKKDTKELLIEEVKLLKEKIALLEIEKGNISFQENFFPGLAVINKHEKNIEKNEERLKLALGASGIGVWEWDISSDKINWSDSVYDLFEVKKSKEKLILQSHLSIIYSEDVSYFQSILNSSIKNNVPFELKHRLEKHKENWILCKGIILTENNGLAYKVIGNVMDITNRIKHEQLLLASQERLRKQNKALLELSGRVNVKMGETRLVINDVLITAADIMELPRVGLWVLNDEEDCLSHFAGYYNKNFSTENRVLELANYPVYFNAIRNKNVIVTQDVYSNDLTRELVSYCSKNKITSMLDIPLIVNGKIKGIVCFEQQNFIRNWTLDEQNFAGAVVNIIALAMEVSERIKAQEQLKLSEKSYYELFDNSPELIYIQDKNSVYIDVNKAVIEKYGLTREQIIGNKPDMLGASGMNDNALLLEKINLAWEGGSHKFNWWGKKKNEEVFLKEIVVRRGRYFGMDVIIASGRDISEQKKYENLLIEKEQNLSMVLNNIDYLTYSSDIINGNIELKYISPHSQKIIGFTTAEFISALKSNGLKDHYHIDDVPKLMKAADEIKNTKKSATLIYRFFHKTKKRYIWIEESIFPQFDNQGKRRANFGVLRDVTERVTAEQSLIKSEERYRLLFESNMAGVFRTTISGKIIECNKAFVDIFKYDSVDEIQGRSAAELYASKKEREIYIEDLKKYGSLYNYQIKSVTKQGKNVWLLASVTLVNPSEKEREQEILGTLIDITELKEVQETLLENEEKFKSIGESAPVGIFLTDIEGRPEYINPKLQQLIEIPLNDTVDKSLINRIHPGDFKQLLTSTDFALKNKGDLNIEFRLIGEKAQLIWVCLNATVRKNSKGEIAGWVGTVEDITDRKTSEDIIKESEQRFKLLSEVAIEGIVLTENAVVFDCNNRFYEMHGYTSKEEVIGKHVLDFLMPEFHQQALKSMEFKKSKSSEVIAVTKTGKPITIEISGMQIPYYGRKVRVSVLYDISQRKNIENSLKESERALSTLMSNLPGMAYRCQNNPSWTMEFASAGCLELTGYKSKELIKNNKIAYDQIIHPKDKERVWKIIQGSLASKNSFELEYRIITASGKTKWVWEQGEGVFDEKGKVKIIEGFITDISERKEFDSLIRQSRKSFKDLIDFSPVGVIIVQGKSVVFANPVARDILKISDNFRIDKASIFDYLQPEYHATVKNSLGRIKKGEKLAFAEVKVRSTDGAIIDIETNGTITNFLGKEAIQIVCHDISYRKQLHNEQLRAEVAEETNKILKQEISDREKAEKMLIETQKFTRNIIDSSLDIIWATDKNGFIIEFNEAAQKAFGFGLNEMKTQSPQVLYAVNEDFNKSNKTIIKTGTFSGEIKNKRKNGEIFTSYMSASFLFDENGDQIGSMGISRDITGLKLEEERKETQYAITRILSEAPFFYEAAPAILSAFAFGFNLDYGEIWLVNNQNNELDYYCGFVNPNFKQTASKKFQNGSKKMKFSSGEGLAGKIWSNNKTMWIEDLEKSSISPLKKEGLMAGYNSAFGFPIKSGKLTLGVFNFFSSNTIKENHELLNLLPVIGSQIGQFIVRKKAEEELRVSEERFKAIYNVAAVGIARVSLTGKFIQVNQRLCDIFGYTDIELYAKTFQEFTYSRDLQKSILFLKKLLSKKIEKFTQEKRYIHKNGSIIFVNLTVSVVKDEDGNPDYFVSVFEDISERKSSEEKIFKQAAKLNSIFESSSHQIWTLNRNYELTSFNQNYVRAINKFFNVEPLLGTNVQKASKLLLDEKTFEQINKIYKEAFKGIPQHFEIPYYSKEGKSIWLETFLNPIRLEKGKIEEISCIAQDITGKKIIEQQIKSSLKEKEVLLKEVHHRVKNNLQVISSILNLQSSNLTDKKVLDVLKESQDRIKTMAYIHESLYQSKDFSQINFLEYIDNLSRNLLHSYRGHNNFVDLKLDIDKVYLNLDLAIPCGLIINELVSNALKYAFPKNKKGTIFIGVKVMADDLQITVKDNGIGFPQHIVFKNTETLGLQLVTALSEQICATISMETKLDQGTSYILSFNYKLNKTNPNGKS